The following proteins are co-located in the Brevibacillus laterosporus DSM 25 genome:
- a CDS encoding PTS sugar transporter subunit IIB produces the protein MTRVLLICGAGASSGFMANAIRKAGKKRGMEMSVQARSESQLSEYLNEIDVLLIGPHLKYMEDEVKQKVRDYQIKVSVIPQIIYGTLDGNKACDLITNLLESGE, from the coding sequence ATGACCAGAGTATTGTTAATCTGTGGAGCAGGTGCTTCTAGTGGCTTTATGGCAAACGCTATTCGTAAAGCAGGCAAAAAAAGAGGAATGGAAATGTCTGTACAAGCTCGAAGCGAGTCACAATTATCAGAGTATCTAAACGAAATCGATGTTTTGTTAATTGGCCCTCATTTGAAATATATGGAAGATGAAGTGAAACAAAAAGTAAGAGACTATCAGATTAAAGTATCTGTAATTCCGCAAATCATTTATGGCACATTAGATGGCAATAAAGCGTGCGACCTTATTACTAACC